The DNA region TCGTCGCGCGCGTGGTCTGGGTGCCGCCGTCCCACCCATCCAGCCCTGGAGATTATATGTTGCGCCTCCTCCTGCACTGTCTGCTCATGCTGGCCGCCGCGCTGACGGTGAACGCGACCATGCATCTGCTCAACCTGCTGCTGATTCGGTCGGCCTGGCCGTACGACGTGTACGTCGGCGTGTATGCCGTCCTGGCAAGCCCTATTATCCCGCTGTACGGCCTGATCAGCGGCGCGCCGTCCTGGTACGCACCCGCACCACAGGGCGGCCTCGTCCTGCGGCTGATCGTCCTCAATGGCCTCGTCTGGGGCATGGTGGCGGCGATGAGCTGGGCGACGCTTCACCGCATCGCGACGCGCTGGAACCGGGACGTGTGGCGCGTGCGAGCTACCCTCACCTCGCCCCGTCTGGCACCCTTCGCGATCCTGATCCTCGCGCTCAGTCTCACGGTCCTTTCGCTCTGGCACATCGAGCCTGCCGCATGCGCTGTCCGGCGGTGTAGCGACGGCAGGCTGCAAGCGGGGTTTCCCCTGATCATGGTGCGAGATGACGTCGGCGGCTCGCCGATCAGCGGGTGGGGCAACCTCGGCACCGAGGATCTTGCGGATGCGCGTCCGGCGGCGCTACTCGGCAATGTCGTGATCTCTAGCGGCCTGATCGGCGTGCTCTGGATCGGGATCGTCCTCATCCGGCACGGGCGCGGGAAGACTACCCAGCCGCCGGGGCGCTCCCGCGCTTGAATCCGTCTATGCGTTTGGAAAGGTGGTTGAACATGCGCTTTGGGTATGCCAGGCCGTGGCACGTCGTCTTGATCGGCATCGCCGCCATCCTGATGACGCTGGGATCGATAGCCTACGTGCGCCCGGCCAATTGCCACACGCTCTGCTCTGAGCCTGAGCAAGCGCCCTGTCCCAGCGGCTCGTGCCGATTTGGCGAGCAGCGGGCCGGCTTCCCGTTTGCCGTGCTTCGCGATCATGAGGCTGGCTCGCCCACGGGCGGCTGGGGCAAGATCGGGCCTGAGGATTTCCCCAATCCCGCAGCATTTGTCGTGGATGTCCTCGTCTATAGCGCCATCCTCTGGCTCCTCGGCTGGATGGTGGCGCTGTGGCGCACGCGCGGGCATCCTGCGGCATGGCTCCCAGCGGTGGCACTGATCGCGACGCTCCTCGCCGGACTGCTCGGCATGTTCGTGCATGATCGGCCAACCGCCTGGAGTCCGCCAGCCACGGATGAGCCAGAAACCCTGATTCTCGGAACGTGGCAGGCCATAGATGCCGCCGGTCATACCATCCTGCTCCGCGTCTATGACGACGGGCGCGTGACGATCACCATGCCGCGCGGTTGGATGCTCTACGGGACGTATACCTGGACGGATGCTGCCACGATCCGGCTGGCCTTCACGTCGACCACGTCACCCAGCCAGGACGAGCCGGGATGGTGCGCCGATCTGCTGCCGGTGCTGCGTGGCGTCTGCCGCGCCACGATCGTCAATCCCGGCTCCTATCCGGCACCCAATCAGGGAGCATATCCGATACCTCCGCTCCCGCAAACCGTGTTCAGCACCATCGACGATGTGTGTACGGTGCGCGTGGACCGTGATGCGCTGACGTTGACCCATGCCTCCGGCACGGCCCAAACATTCCGTCGCGTGGTCGGCACCTGACGGAAAAGAACCCGCCGCACGCCATGCCGTTTTAACGACCGTGGTGCGGCGGGTTGTTCGCTGGCTTCAGCCAGGATGCCGCCGACGCTGGCTCCTCGCTCACTGAACGACTACGCTACAATCCTGGTGATGTGCTCGAAGGAGAACAACCATGCGCGCCTTAACGATTCATAGAAAAACTGGCACGGAGACCGCCTGCTTTAGCTGGCGGAGGAAGTGCCACCCTCTCAACATCTGCTTGCAGTGCAAGTACAAATGTACTATACTACCTCAATGAGTGATATTTTCTCCACACGTACCGTATGCTGTAAACTGCGTGTTGATAGCGCAGTTGATACGGCCTTGCGCGAAACGCAGGCGGCGTTCAATGCTGCTGCCAACTATTGCGCGTCCGTGGCGTGGGAGCAATGGATTACCAATAAAAACACGCTGCATCACGTCGTGTATGGCGCGACCCGCGCTCAGTTCGGGCTTGGCGCACAACTGGCGTGCTGTGCGCGCGGGTGCCCTTAGGGCGAAGCCGCCGAAGCGGTCCGCGCCAGCCGCCAGCACGCGAACGCAATGTGTCCAACCTTCCATCCTGATAGCTCGATCCGCTACGACGCGCGAACGTACCGCTTGATGGAGCGTGATCAAGTCTCGCTGAATACGTTGTATGGTCGGGTGGTCGCACAGCTTGATCTTGGCGACTTCCAACGCCGCTCCTTGTACGATGTGACGTGGGCGATCGGCGGCGCGGAATTGATCCGCAAACAGAACGTGTGGTATCTGTGCATCACGCAATCCAAGAAATTGCCGGAACCCGATGAGCCGTTGGGCGTGATTGGTTGCGACTTCGGGATCGTCAACCTGTGTACTACCAGCGACGGCGATACGTTCAGCGGTGAACACATTGATCGGGTACGTGATCGCTACCATTTGCGCCGCCAACGGCTGCAAGCGGTCGGAACGAAAAGCGCCAAACGTCGCTTGAAACGAAACAGCGGCAGGGAGCAACGCTTCCAAAAGAACACGAATCATGGGATCAGCAAACGCCTCGTACAAAAAGCCGCCGGTAAACGCAAGGCACTCGCGTTGGAGGATTTGACGCATATCCGCCAGCGGGCTACGGTTCAGCGTTCGCAGCGTAGGCGGCATAGTTCGTGGGCGTTTCACCAGTTGCGAATGTTTGTGCAGTACAAAGCGGTGCTGGCTGGCGTGCGCGTGATCGTCGTTGATCCGCGTAACACCAGCCGAACGTGTAGTGCCTGTGGCTACTGTGACAAACAGAACCGTCACTCTCAATCCTCGTTTGTGTGCGGTTCGTGCGGGTTCGCTGCATCCGCCGATTGGAACGCCGCTGTAAATATCGAACGGGCTGCTGTCAATCAGCCTATGGCGGCACGGGCATAGCCCGTAGCTGCAAGCTGCCTGCTTGAGCTGGCAGTTATTGACGTGCCAGACGATCTCGGATCGAAAGACAAGCGACAACTGGAAGCGCTCGCGCGCGCGGCGTTGATCGTCAAGCTGTCTGCGCAAGGCGAGATCAGCTCGGGCTATGCCGCCGACACGCTTGGGGTGTCGCGGCGGGCGTTTCTCGATCTGCTCGGCGACTACGGCGTCTCGATCTTCGATCCCGCGACGGATGTGGCGGCAGAGGCAGGCCATGCGTAGACCGCCGGTTGTCGCCGATACCAGCCCGCTGATCATGCTGATCGGGGTCGGCCACCTCGAACTGCTGCGGCACCTGTACGGACGGATCGTCATTGAGATTCGGGCGCGGAACATCGCACGGAATACGAGGTTAAGAGCTGCCGGAATTGATCCCGCCGGTGCAACCGATCCTTGATACCATGTTGGCCCAGGGGCGGCCGTTCAGCCCGCAGTTCCTGGCAGATGTGCTGCGTACCGCTGGCGAGGAATGATCGCCCGTATCTTTGCGCTCCGTACCAATCCGCCGACCAGCAGCAGGCGATCCCCGATCTGCGACGACCGTGCGCGCGTCACCCTGGTCGCCGAGATCTTCCCATCTGCTCCAGATCGTGCTCCACTGATTCTTGTGTGCAAAACGTAGGTCGGTCATGGTGGACCGCAGCTCAGCTAGGTCGTCAGGGGAAGTGCAAAGTCGGAACAAGCAACGACACCAGAATTGGGTATGATAGCGGTGCTGAATCCCATCACGCCAAACTCAGGTGTCCGATGCACTCTACCACCTTGCCGTTCACCCTGCCATTACCCGCTGACCTGCCGTGTGTCGTTGATCTCCGTGCGCTCGCAGCGCATCTCGCCAGCTTGGTCGATCACCGTGACCCGCGCGGCGTGCGCTATCCGTTGGCACCCTTGCTCACCCTGGCCGTCTGTGCCAAGCTTGCCGGGCATCGTCGCATCACCGCCCTGGCCGATTGGGCGCGTCTGCGAGCCCGTGACCTTGCCGACCTCTTTGGCCTGGCCCGCGCGACCCTGCCGCATCCCACGACCTGGAGTCGTCTGTTTGCCGAGGCCGTTGACGTGCCGGCGTTGGAAGATGCCCTCGGCAGTTTCTTTCGCACGACCACGGTTTCGGCAGAGGTTCCGGCACGTGGCAGTCGCATTCTGGCAGTGGATGGCAAACCATTACGTGGCACGATTCCTAGTGGTCACACGACCGGCGTCCATTTAGTCGCCGCGTATCTCCCCGACACCGGGGTGGTCTTGGCCCAGTTGGCCGTGGACCGCAAAGCGAATGCAATCGTCGTGGTGCCGACGCTGCTTGCCCACCTTGATCTCACCGGCATGGTTGTGGTCGGCGATGCCATGCAGACGCAGCGCCACCTCAGTCTCCAGATTGTGGAAACCGGCGGCGACTACCTCTGGTTCGTCAAAGCCAATCAGCCGACCCTCCACGCCGACATCGAACGCCGCTTCACGCCGTTGCCCGTCCTGCCCGGCACCGCAGAAGCGCCAACGGATTTCACGATGGCACACCAGATAGACAACGCGCATGGGCGGCTGGAAGCGCGGCGGATTACCGTCAGCAGTTGGTTACAGGACGATAGTAACTGGCCGTATCTCGCCCAAGTCTTCAAATGGGAACGCACGGTGGGGCGCGCGGGCAAGGCCGGCACGGAGGTCCGCTATGGCGTCACGAGTTTACCGGCGACGGTGGCAGATGCGGCGCGCTTACTCACGATTGCGCGGACGGAATGGGGCATTGAAAACGGGCTGCATTACCGGCGCGATGTGCGTTTGGCGGAAGATGCCAGCCGCCTGCGCCGGGGACGCGGGCCGCAGGTCATGGCCGCGCTCAATAACGCGGTCATCGGCTTGGTCCTCCAGGCCGGGGAACGCAATCTGGCCGCTAGTCAACGCCGCGTTGCCTATCACTTTGATCGCTGGTTAGCGCAGAAAGCAAAAGCATAAGTGCTGGTATCCGACTTTGCAACTCCCCTGGCTAGGTCGTTCGGTGTGCCTCGCATTCCTCAGCGGTTTGGGCTACAATAGCCACTATGAGAACCTTATCAATACCCTACAGCGACGATTTGCTTGTCGCCACCGGGCAGTCGCCGGAAGACCTCGAACACGATCTGCGGATCTTACTCGCAATCAAGCTCTTTGAAGTGCGGCGGCTATCGCTCGGAAAAGCGGCTGAACTGGCTGGCATCCCCATCCTCAGCTTCCTTAACGAACTGGGCCACAACGGTGTCGCCGTCATTAATCTTGATGACGACCAAATCGAGGACGAGCTTCGTGATGCCTGAGGGGAGTCTGGTCGTCGATAGTGGGCCGCTCATTGCCTTCGCCCGCATTGGGCAGCTTGCCCTCTTGCCACACTTGGGGTCACGGATCGTTATCCCACCTGCGGTATGGCAGGAAGTAACGCTGAGCAACCAGGACGCGCCAGGAGCCCATGAGGTCCGGCAGATCCCGTGGCTGGATAGGCAAGCCCCCGATCCACTACGAGTCGAGCCGCTCACCATCTTGCTTGGGCGCGGCGAGGCAGAAGTGATTGCGTTAGCGCAAACGCTGCCACAGAGCATGGTGGTGCTTGACGACGCACGCGCGCGGCGGGTCGCTGAACGGTTGAGCATGCAGCGCATCGGCACCGTCGGTTTGCTCCGCCGCGCGAAACGGATGGGATTGATCGCCCTGATCCGGCCACACCTCGACGCCTTACAAGCTCAGGGGATCTATATGCGCCAAGCCTTGATCGATGCTGTCCTCAACGATGTTGGAGAAGGCTAACATGCCCACCGACCAAGGTGCTCCCGAGAAACGCTCGTTCGTCCAGGCTCCAGCATCGCCTCGATGATGGATGCACAGCAGGTGTGAGGGGTATCCGAGCTTCGCGGCGCGCCGGCTTAACTGCTGGAGATCCCGTTCCCGGCGTTGGTGCTCATACACGGCGGCGGGGGCTTCCCGATCCGGCTCGCCCTACTTGAGGAGGTGGGCGACGATGCGCGCAATCGTATGCGCCGTGGCCACGATCGCCGGTTGGGGTCCTTTCCGGGAACGCACCGCCCAAACAGAGACCCCTACCGCAATAGCGCTATGAATCACCGATTGGGCCGCCAGGCGGAAGGCGTGGTTCGCCCGCCTGGTCACCTGCAGCGTCCGCGAATGCAACACCTTCCCGCCCGAAATATCATTACCGGGGTGCCAGCCCTCGCCACGAGCAGCAATGCTTCACCATCGGAAACCGCGTCATATCGGTGCCAATCTCACTGAGAATCGCCTGGGCCAGCCAGATCCTCCTCGTACCAATCCGCCGGCCAGCAGCAGGCGATCCCTGATCTGCGACGACCCTGCTCGCGTCACCCTGGTCGCCGAGATCTTCCCTCGGGTCGTGATCACGCTCCCCTCATTGGATTCCTGATTCAAGCGAGCTCAACGGAGGTGTCGTACCCCGGAAGCTCCGTGGCCGCATCCCGCAGGAGGGCGAGCGCGTACTGAGCATAGCCGCCCCAGGGCTCGCCCAGCGCGGCGATCGACCGGGTGCCCACGGCGGTGTTGAAGGCGACCAGGGCCGTCGTCACGGAGCTGGCGACGTTAATCAGCTCCATCACGGCGTCGATCACGGCCTGGTCGACGTGGGCCGACTCACCGTCCGCCGGGGTCGGCGCGTTCGCGTCGTCATCCGCAGCCGCTTCCGCCAGATCGTCGTCACGTCCGATCGCCGTCACCTGGTCGCGGACCGCGCTGCCCTCCCGCTCGGCAGCAAACCGAACCCGGCCGCGCGCCTCGTCGAGTGCCTGGTCCAGCGTGTAGGTGCCCTTGGTCACGGTGCTGGCAATGCGGCGAATTTTCCGCGCCAGCCGCGGGTCCTGCGCCACTTCGCCGATCAGCCGCTGTTGCTGCTCCGGTGCCAGGGTCCCAATGGCGCGCATGGCTGCCGGGCTGAGGTCAAGCACGCGGGCCTGCGCCTGCACGGCGCTATCGAGCGAGAGCAGGCGCATCCGCCGTTTGCGCTGCGCCGGACTCAGATCCAGGCCCAAGCGGTCCAGCACCTGATCCCACGTCACCGCCGGACGGGTCGGCGTGAAGTTGACCGTGGCCAGCAGGGCTCCCAGCTGCGCGAGCGTCTCGGCGGGTGCCTGTTCCTGCCCGAGAATCTCCCGCGCCGCGTCGCCGGTGCCCAGCGCATCGGCGTTGGCGCGGAACCAGGCGATGCGCAGCGCACAGGCTTCATCCAGGGCATCCAGCGCGGCGCGATGGAGGTTCTCGATGAGGCGCAGCTCGTGGGCCTGGGCCGGATCAAGCCGGGGATAGACCAGACAGGCCAGCGTCGCCCAGCCCGCCGCCGTGACCGCGCGCACGCGCCGCTCGCCAGCGATCAGCCGATACTCCCGCTCGCCGAGGTGCTCGACCAGGGGCGGCTGCGCAAGATACGGCTCGGACTCGACGGCCAGGCTGGCAATCAAATCGTCCAGTGCCGTATCCGCAGCTCGCGGATTCTGCGGCGTGGTCCGAATGGCCTGCACGGGCAGCACCTGGAGCGTGGGCCGAACATGGGCATCCGCCGTGCCACGCGCAGCAGCACGGCGAACACCAGATGGGGGGGACGAAGCGCGCATAACATGACAACCTTTTGGAACAGGACCGACGAACGATGATCGATCTACTCCAGACGTGCCTCCAGACCGGCAGACTCCAGGCGGATCACCAATTCCTGCCACATCGGTCGCAGCCACCCCTGGTGCTGCTCGGTCAGATAGGCCGGCCCCACACTATCCAAAACCTTCAGGGCCGCTTCCAAGGCACCAGAGAGCTGGAGCGCCTGATCTTCCGTCCAGCATGCATGACCCGGCGGCGGCGGTGAGCCACGGCCAATCTCGCCCCGGTCGGAGACCAGCGTCTGGCCGTTGCCCTTCGAGAACGGCATCGCCAGTGTCGGATCAGGAACAACGGTCGATCGCTGATCGGCATCCATATCGAGCGGCAGCGCATCATCAGCGCGATCCAGCGTGGCATGGCCGGCTGAGTCGTCGGTGGTTGGAGCATCCAGGGCGTGGGCGAACGTGTCCGGCGACCAGTCACCTGTCCGCGGTGGGTCATCGTCGGCCACCAGCGGTGCGTTCAGCGCCTGCCGGAGCGCCGCGCCGACATCCTCCTGATCCTGCACCTGCGCGATGAGCGCACGCTGCTCATCTGGTGGGCGCTGCGCGAGATCGCGCAAGGTCCGCTGGCTCACGTCGACACCGGCCAGCGCCTCTTGTGCTTCCAGCGAGAGATCCAGGAGGCTCAACAGCCGCTTCCGCTGGTCAGGGGTCATCTGCGCCAGCCCAGTGGCTTGCAACACGGTACTCCAGGGGACGCGCACATGCGCACCGCTTCCCAGGTATGCGTCGCGGCTGGGAAAGCCGGAGAGGTCACAGAGCCGCTCGCGCAGCGCCTCGATTTGCCTGGCAGGACTGCCCGCCGCCGCGACGAGCGCTGCCGTCTGCGTGCCATCGTCGTCAGCGTCGGCTTCAAACGCCGCGATCTGGTGTCCCAGCCAGAGCAACTCCAGCGTCTGGGCCAGCTCCAGGTGCGTCAGGGATTGGTGGAAACCGTTGGTAATGAGCTGGTTCTGCTTGATGGTGAGCCAATCCACCTCGGCGCTCAGGACACACGGGACCTCTCGCAGGCCCGCGGCCTCCGCCGCGCGCTTGCGGCGGGCGCCGTCGACCACGAGATAGCGCCCATGCCCCGCTGGGCGGACGATCAGGGGCTGCTTGATGCCGGCCACGGCCACACTCGCGGTGAGCTCCTGCTGGCGATCGTCGGGAAAGTCCTGGCGCGGCTGGGTCAGATCCTCATCCAGATCCACGAGGGCGATGCGCAGCGGTACGCCAGACGGATGATCCGCCACGACCACGCCACGCTCGGCGCTGGGTGCTGCAGTGTGTTGTTTGGGCATAGCTCATCCTTTGTGCACGGACTGCGTCCGATCCTGGCGTGTCCCTGGCAGTGAACCACCGTCCGAGACAGCGTGCCGCTTGCAGCATAGCGCAGCAGCACCCGGCAGGACGCCCGCTTATCTGCCAAGATCGGCCGGTGATGGCCTACGCTGCGTCCGGGACCGTTGGGGGATTTCAGGGGAAGATTGCGCGTGCAAGGGACGCAAGCACGTTCTGAAACCGCTCACCGGCACGACGCGGCGGCCTGCGGTACCGGATGCGCCAACGCCTGGGCATCGGCCTCCAGATGCCGCCGGAACTGGGTCACGAAGTCGGGACCATGCCAGCGCAGTTGGCCATACGGGTCCGCGAAGCCGAGCCAGCGGAGCTGGCGAAAGGACGTCTCGAACTGGGCCAGCGCCTCGGCGGCGGAACAGAACGCAAAGGGTTGGCGAACAATCAGCGATGCGGGAAGCGCGAGCCGCGGCGGCGGCGTTTCCGCCCGGAGCGGCCAGACGAGCAGGGCGCGGCCGACCCCGCTGCCGAGCGTGCGCGATTGGTACAGCACCACGCCGGGCAGGTGCTCCGTGAGGTAGCCCAGCTCGTAAAATCCGGCCTGGGGATTGCGATAGAAAAAATAGGTGCCGGTGTCTGGCATCGGATACTCCTCAGGATCGACCACCATGATGATGGAGTCGGCAGCTATGAATCAGCGTGGGGGTCTGACCTCCTTCAGCATACCAAGCCACACGCGCGCGACAACGGTGGTAGCTGCCAATTTGGCCACGCCGGGACCAAACGACTCATAGGAGGGAAGTGGATTGAAGCGCGAACCGGGCATGTCGTGCGT from Herpetosiphonaceae bacterium includes:
- a CDS encoding ParB/RepB/Spo0J family partition protein; this translates as MPKQHTAAPSAERGVVVADHPSGVPLRIALVDLDEDLTQPRQDFPDDRQQELTASVAVAGIKQPLIVRPAGHGRYLVVDGARRKRAAEAAGLREVPCVLSAEVDWLTIKQNQLITNGFHQSLTHLELAQTLELLWLGHQIAAFEADADDDGTQTAALVAAAGSPARQIEALRERLCDLSGFPSRDAYLGSGAHVRVPWSTVLQATGLAQMTPDQRKRLLSLLDLSLEAQEALAGVDVSQRTLRDLAQRPPDEQRALIAQVQDQEDVGAALRQALNAPLVADDDPPRTGDWSPDTFAHALDAPTTDDSAGHATLDRADDALPLDMDADQRSTVVPDPTLAMPFSKGNGQTLVSDRGEIGRGSPPPPGHACWTEDQALQLSGALEAALKVLDSVGPAYLTEQHQGWLRPMWQELVIRLESAGLEARLE
- a CDS encoding transposase, with protein sequence MERDQVSLNTLYGRVVAQLDLGDFQRRSLYDVTWAIGGAELIRKQNVWYLCITQSKKLPEPDEPLGVIGCDFGIVNLCTTSDGDTFSGEHIDRVRDRYHLRRQRLQAVGTKSAKRRLKRNSGREQRFQKNTNHGISKRLVQKAAGKRKALALEDLTHIRQRATVQRSQRRRHSSWAFHQLRMFVQYKAVLAGVRVIVVDPRNTSRTCSACGYCDKQNRHSQSSFVCGSCGFAASADWNAAVNIERAAVNQPMAARA
- a CDS encoding UPF0175 family protein — translated: MPDDLGSKDKRQLEALARAALIVKLSAQGEISSGYAADTLGVSRRAFLDLLGDYGVSIFDPATDVAAEAGHA
- a CDS encoding ParB/RepB/Spo0J family partition protein; this translates as MQAIRTTPQNPRAADTALDDLIASLAVESEPYLAQPPLVEHLGEREYRLIAGERRVRAVTAAGWATLACLVYPRLDPAQAHELRLIENLHRAALDALDEACALRIAWFRANADALGTGDAAREILGQEQAPAETLAQLGALLATVNFTPTRPAVTWDQVLDRLGLDLSPAQRKRRMRLLSLDSAVQAQARVLDLSPAAMRAIGTLAPEQQQRLIGEVAQDPRLARKIRRIASTVTKGTYTLDQALDEARGRVRFAAEREGSAVRDQVTAIGRDDDLAEAAADDDANAPTPADGESAHVDQAVIDAVMELINVASSVTTALVAFNTAVGTRSIAALGEPWGGYAQYALALLRDAATELPGYDTSVELA
- a CDS encoding ISAs1 family transposase, coding for MHSTTLPFTLPLPADLPCVVDLRALAAHLASLVDHRDPRGVRYPLAPLLTLAVCAKLAGHRRITALADWARLRARDLADLFGLARATLPHPTTWSRLFAEAVDVPALEDALGSFFRTTTVSAEVPARGSRILAVDGKPLRGTIPSGHTTGVHLVAAYLPDTGVVLAQLAVDRKANAIVVVPTLLAHLDLTGMVVVGDAMQTQRHLSLQIVETGGDYLWFVKANQPTLHADIERRFTPLPVLPGTAEAPTDFTMAHQIDNAHGRLEARRITVSSWLQDDSNWPYLAQVFKWERTVGRAGKAGTEVRYGVTSLPATVADAARLLTIARTEWGIENGLHYRRDVRLAEDASRLRRGRGPQVMAALNNAVIGLVLQAGERNLAASQRRVAYHFDRWLAQKAKA
- a CDS encoding UPF0175 family protein, whose amino-acid sequence is MRTLSIPYSDDLLVATGQSPEDLEHDLRILLAIKLFEVRRLSLGKAAELAGIPILSFLNELGHNGVAVINLDDDQIEDELRDA
- a CDS encoding DUF3368 domain-containing protein, whose amino-acid sequence is MTTKSRTSFVMPEGSLVVDSGPLIAFARIGQLALLPHLGSRIVIPPAVWQEVTLSNQDAPGAHEVRQIPWLDRQAPDPLRVEPLTILLGRGEAEVIALAQTLPQSMVVLDDARARRVAERLSMQRIGTVGLLRRAKRMGLIALIRPHLDALQAQGIYMRQALIDAVLNDVGEG